Genomic window (Gymnogyps californianus isolate 813 chromosome 2, ASM1813914v2, whole genome shotgun sequence):
GTCCTTACTGTGAAAATTAGCTGGATGCTTTCATCAGAAAATcacttttcatcagaaaattgcttttcatcaGAAGTGCCAGTGTGAGCAaaatctttgggttttgttggggaGGCACGTTTCTGGgaatgctgctgttttgctggaatttttctCAGGGAAGGCCTCTTCGTTTCACAGCAATAGTTGGGACAAGAGAGGGCGGTGACCCAGCACCCAGTGCTCCAGGTGCTCCCACAGGCTGGGACAGAGCCAGGTGCAGGCTTCCACCCTGCCGGCTTaggaggaggagctgggtcTCTCCAGAGCCGGGCAAGTGCTCCAAGTGTTGGGCTGCTGAATAATTGGAAGTGGGAGGTCTGTCCTCTGAATCTCCCTGCAGACATTCATTGAAACAGGCAACTCAGCCTTGTGCCCAAATCCGAGGGGAACACCCTAAGCCGCTGGGCTGAGGACTGTCTCGCTCTCTGCAGCGCTGCGTCCGGGCTGTGGGCAGACCTTGTGTAGCAGCCTCAGGGACTTTGTCTGCAGGTCCCTTAATGCTGATCTCTGGTGCTGAGACCTCAGTTACGTCAGAATTTCAAGTTCCACATTGTTGTTAAAAAAGAGTTTGATCTGATGTGCGCAGAGAAACACTTGAAATACGTGACCCAAAAGGCTCAAGTAACAAGGGGCAAGTGGAAGAGgacaaaaataccattttagaAATGTCATGATTTTAAAGCTTATGTAAGTATTTTTGTATGCAATGCCTCTCATGTTtggtagttttttttttccttaacataTATGTTTGACAGGGAGGGAAATCTTCACTATAGAGGGCAAGTGGGCAGCATTGAAACTTCTTCCTTGAAAGTGCTGTGGAGCTGCTGACCATATAAAAATGTGTGTGCAAAGCAACACAAGAACTGGGGCGGTTAGAGGTGATCTGGCTTTTGACATCTTCTAATGCCGGAGGGGGGAGATGGTGTCAAAGCCTGCAAGAATCTAGAGGAGAGTCAGAATTTCTTCTCAGGAGACCAGAGGACAAAGGCAGGGTCAAGAAGTCACACAACACACAGTGGAGAATTTTTCTGAGGCACAGTACAGGGAAGTACCAGTGAAAGGGACACTGcaagccaaaccaaaacatttctgaaagatgcCTGCAATTGTTAGACAGACCATACAGAGCAACGAGTACAGCTGGATTTGAACTCCACTGAcaccagcttttctttttgtaattttccttttgccaaAGGAATCTttggcaaagaaaatgtttctccaGAAGAAAGATACTGCGGTTGGCTTTTTGACAGCAAATTTCTATAAATCCTAGTGAAGGAGACTCACTTTAATTTGACTGCATAGAATTACTCACTGAgaccttccttcttttcttttcttgtgccCTGAGTTGACATTAGCATATGGCCCCAAAATCCTGTGCAACTGCAGGTGTTTCCCCATACTCAACTaatttctgcagaggaaaaaaaaaaatctacctgcTGTTTGAACGaaacacatgtacacacataaACAAACATATACATCTTGTAAAGAACAACtgttttccatatatttttattatatctCTGCTTTTTGTAATCAAAAGCCTAAGTTATTGTTTATTTAATGGCATGGTTacatgcacattaaaaaaaaagaatgttagTCTTTTAATACTAGAAAAGTGCAATGGGGGTGTCCTTTGTGATTGCCATTCATGCTCTTTTTTGTTTAGACctctaaaagacaaaaagaaatcaaattgttatgaaaactaaaaaaaagttttcctgtgGCACAGTTTCGTAAAGCTAGATATGAAAATGTAATCATAAAAATTTATCTGTTAGATTACAAGATGAAGAAATCTGGTTAGTTGGTATGAGAGCTAGCTATTTTGCttacaaaaagtaaaaagcagtaTGTAGTTGTTAATGTACATGTTTATGGCCATGAGTTGGTATAGCTTGATCTTTTTTGAGAACATACAGATTTGATACAGACCTATTTTGGGCAGGATGCTATCCTATTCTGTTAggacttgtttttctcttattccaatggctgattagttcttcattgcttttttccatctgtgtgtgtgtgtctttctgcgcatttttgttttgttttcttgaatggaaaaaacctcaaaaccctAAGCAGAGTTACAGCATCCAGTTGGACTCGAATACATAGTTAGAAGTTTTAGAAaaattgcccttttttttttttttttacaatgctgtaatcaaggggaaaaaactgcaaggaaaagcagctgcagctgaaagaagCAAAGCACAAAGAGCATGAAACACGTTTTTGCTGTTACTGTTTTTGATTTCATGTGAGGATAATAATAGGTCATACCTAGATGATACTAAAACATGGTCCAGGACACAGGAGGACATTTAATTAGTGAAAAAAAGGCCTCTGGCAGGTTAATTGACACACAGGTCTGTTTTCTAAAAGCCTGTTCAGACCCTTTTATTCTCAGGACAGCCTTTGGACAGAGCCTGGCTTGTTCAGATTGCAATAGGTTAATAACGATACTGAGAAAGACTAGCACTTTGCTGAAGATAATTATGCATTAGCTAAAAGAGGGGATTGTTTCATCCCATTAAAATGAACTCTGTGTAGCAGAGTATTATCACTCCACTCTACTGAAACTAAACATTTTGGCATTCACAATGTTAGCTGTCAGCTGTGGATAGTGGGAAGAGCGGAGAAAAGCCAGAGCCCAACATCAGCTCTGGATGGAGTACATTTCAGCTCTTCATTACAGTGATGGGCAAAGATGCGAGCTTGGTTCTGCTGTGTTGGATGGCCCGAGCTTCAGATACCACCAAGCCTCTCATGCTCAGCTGAGTGAAGGTTGCCAggctgctcctgtgcttgcaTTTTTGATGTAGTTCTGCAGGAAGATTGGAGACATAAATAGCAAAGCTGTAGGTTTGTGAACCTACACAGGATAAACACGTCAGAGTGTGGGAGGGCAGATAGAGTCTTCTGAAAGTCATCTCCGCTGGTAGTCCATTAATGAGGAACAATTTTCACTCCTGTTTGCTCCCACACCAAAACTCATACACAGGACTTCGGAGAGTTTCCTTTCCTTATGCACCAAATAGAGTGCACTGGGGGAATTAGGTGCCAAATTAGCTATTAAACGCCTTAGTGTCTTTGTAGGTCTATTCCAAGGCTAAATTCTCCATAGGCTTCACTGACTTTCCTTAAACTTTTAGTGGCATGAAAACTATATACATGCACATCAGAATCCAGAACACTTCCGGCCACATAGGTCTCTTAAGGCAAGCTGCATCTTAGTTTCCGTACATGGTGGTCCAAGTAGTGATGTAcctttcagagaaagcaaatttgcACATTGgggctttttccttcttgccattgctgctgctttgctcaaGCCATAGCTGTTCTTCTGTGGGTTGTCTCCTTAATGTCTCAGCCTGATCCTTTTGTGCATGTGCAAGGATAGTATCAGGAGCTGCAAATCACCTGCAACCATTGCCCTTAGGTGTGAGATCAAGCATATCCTGATGAGAGAttcccaggcagcagggctCTGGGACAGTATCAGTCTGATGGCTGGTTTCTTGGTAATAAGGTGAGAAGTTACAGTGGCACAGGCAGAGTCCTTCCACTGACTTTGTGAGCCTTGGCTCTGGCCCACAGAGCCAGATTTGTGCGGTGGTGTGAAACCATCTTGGTTCTGTATCTGATGGGAGAGCCTGACAGCTTAATTATGCTGTGATAGGAGCGAAGCCcctaaaaacaaaatgttttgtcctATGTGTTATGAGTGTGACAAAAATACTTGCTTATGACCAAATTAGTTTGGTGAGGCAGATATAAATTAAGCTCCTTCTAGTCTTCACACCTACCAAACTTAGGAAGTTAAAGACAGGCTATCATCTGAGCAACTACACTAGTAAAACAAGATTATCCTTCCTCCCTGCAATATGCTTAAATTCTTGACAGCAATTTCAATGGGACAAGTAATTTTTCTCTCCATATCAACATGACCCCCTGGGAAACAGTGGGAGGTACATCATATGCCAATTGAAAgtggaatacaaaaaaaaaaatctataaatacAAGGCACTACCACCTTTCATCGTGTTTAATACAAGGACCATAAACGCCAGCTCTGAGGattccttttcacattttttttttcctattgacATCTCTTTAGTCATTGTCTCAATCTCTTCATAAGCGTGAAATGGGGAGGGTGCCTCGGCGTTTTGGTTATCATATTGAGGTAACACAAGGCTTTATACTCAATGTGATGACActgctcttgctgctggcaGTGCAGCAGCCCTTGAAACGTGTATCCAGTCACTCCCCAACATTTTGGTAGTTAGCGAAGAGGGCAGAAGTCTCATCACTCCTTTGCTGTTGTCTTtcacaacagggaaaaaactgTGTGTAAACACTTAGAGAGGGATGAAGCTAGGATGTGGTGCTGTGCAGTAAAAATTTCCTTGGCTCTGCCTAGCAAAAGACACCTGTGTTGAGCATGTGGGCAGAACTGTTTATAGATGTGCCAGGTTCTCAGCTTCTCCAGTGGTGAAATGGGGACCAACTTGACACAGCCTCGCCACTCTTGAGTGatattttattgctgtaattTAGCATCGGTCAGCAAAACGAGGTTTTACTTTGGTACCTAATACCTGTTGCATCCATTGGGAGTCACACACCCCACTAGCATGGAGGGACTCCTACATGCTTACAAGAGTTTTCATAAACTGCTCAGAATCAAACTGGCTCACCGAATAAATATACACTTCCCTTAAATAAATATACCTTTGCCTTCTGCTCAAAGCCCCCAGAGCATTAACACTTCTATATGAGCATTTACAGAGGAAACAGCACTAGCCTATAATTGTCCACatcaaaatctgtttatttaGAGAAGCTGATTATTATTCAGCTGGAGTTACTAACAGTGATGTAGCAGAGAATTGCCATAGTATGTGTGCTGTtgaattaaaaatcaaagagcaGCCATCACCAGCATTATTGTTTATTGCTGTTCCAAAGCGCCACTGCTGGCTTGTTTACAGGCATCATAACTAAAGAACCAGAGTTCTCTCTATTTTCCACTAAGTGAGCCTGCAGGGAAGAgcacctcttccagtgcctcagAAAGCTTGGGGAGGGCATTGTGGTCATTAGTTGTTACAGGTGAggtaattaaaaatgcttatcTCTCCAGACCTTCCCTCTATTCTTGTggtactttttcttttagaaatacCTACATTTCTGAGTACTTTATATAAGCTTTTGACTATAGGGCTAGTGTGTTAATAAATGTTCACtggaatataaaaaatattctctattCTGTGAATAATAGATTATAGATGACCCCAAGCACATAACATAAAATGCTGTAGGTGTTTATGAGCTATTTATAAGCAATTTATTATTGAtcaggaagggagggagggatcaCCCATTTATTAAAATCCGTGAATCCTATACTAATCCTTTCTAAAGGGTGTTAAAGGCTTGGTTAGAAATGATGTGTGAGCCACTGGCCTTTCAGCCGTGGGCTGTCTGGCCAACAGCTGATACCATCACACCAAATTCTTGGCAGCCTCAGGATACTCCTGAGCGTCGTTGACCTGTCCTGCAGCCAAACATGTAGCTAGTAGCTCTGGTTTTAGTTACCCATTCCAGCTGCTCTTAGCAGCGATGATTTTACTTTGGTACCTCGCAATTCATATCCATTTCATGTGGTGCTGTCCTTTAAGAACTGCCACTCTCTGTTTCTTTGGTTCGCTCCCTGGctaaatctttttcttcccccttttctgtgtttcctgctcctcttctccccagggCGAATGCTCACGGAAGTGCTATGACATCTTTGTGCTGGAGACGGTGTGTGTGGCGTGGTTTTCATTTGAGTTCCTGCTGCGATCCATCCAGGCAGAGAATAAGTGTGCTTTCCTGAAAACCCCCCTCAACATCATCGACATCCTGGCCATCTTGCCTTTCTATATCTCTCTCATTGTGGATACGGTCTCCacaaaaaacagcagcaagccCAGTGGGGGAGCTGGGAACAAGTACCTGGAACGAGTGGGCCTGGTGCTGCGCTTCCTGCGGGCTCTGCGCATCCTGTACGTGATGAGGTTGGCACGGCACTCGCTGGGGCTGCAGACGCTGGGGCTCACTGTGCGCCGGTGCACCAGGGAGTTCgggctcctcctgctcttcctttgcGTCGCCATGGCCCTCTTCTCGCCGCTGGTGTACTTGGCTGAGAGCGAACTGGGAGCCAAGCAAGAATTCACAAGCGTCCCCACCAGTTACTGGTGGGCTGTGATCTCCATGACAACTGTTGGCTACGGGGACATGGTGCCTCGTAGCATCCCCGGACAGGTGGTAGCCCTGAGCAGTATCTTGAGTGGGATTTTGCTGATGGCTTTCCCAGTCACATCCATCTTTCATACCTTTTCCCGTTCCTACAGCGagctgaaggagcagcagcaacgTGCGGCAAGCAGGCAGATGCGCCAGCTAGAAGAGAGCACCAAACTCCTGGATGGTGACAGTACACGGGGGCTCAGTGTCACATTCCCAccaggtgctgctgggcaggagggtCAGCCTGCGGTGGACCAGGAAGCCAAGAGCTGTTGACTCTGAACAGCTGAAGACATATGTTGGCAGCAcaagaaacagtggacaagggTCAGTTCTGCAAGAGGAACCTCCTGAACTGCATAAATGAGGGGCAGACATACACAAGATTGTCTCTAAAGACCGACTTTTGATCTTAAGGGCCCTCTGAAAAGTGCCCCTAGAAACTCTACCAAGTACAGCTCTGCTCCATCGCTTTTCGTAGGGCCTTTCTTTTCTATTGAACAAGTATTTTTGGCAACCCCCAAGGAGAAGCTGTTGAACGTAGCCAGCCAGGAGAACGTAACGTGAAGCACAGCCTGTGCCGGGGTGCCATTCGGTGGAGCAGCCAGCGTGCCGCCTCCTCCCTGCTTGGTGACGCTCCATGTGCAAGGGGCTGAACGAGGGGGCTCCCCATGCTGCAACGCCCCACGCACAGGGGGTTTGTTTCGGCAGCTCCGCCAAGGAACACAAACCTCAGACAGGCCAAGGTGTGAGGGCAAGAGAAGGGCAGAAACATCCCTTCAGCTTTCGCAGGGGcttggttttgtctgttttacagATCAGGCAGCGCAGCCTGGGCTGCCAGCTGCCAGGTCTAACTTGTGCGCTAGCGCAGTATGCATTATTTAGTAAACACGCGTATTTACCACCCTAAGCTTTGTATCTTAGCCCCATGACAGAAATATACATAGACAATCTTCCTGACTATGGTACTGAATgttaacttgttttttttcctttgctaacAGTTGAATATAACAAATACCTTTACAAATCATGCCATTTCTCCACTGTTAACTATTTCCATCTCTCATGTatcaaaaaatgtgtttaacaGACGACTAAACCTGAACTACACGCAGCCCAAGAAGGGGAGGGTGATGTTAAACCAGCAGCGACTCCCAGCTCTGCATACTGTTCCTCAACGGTGGTAGCTGCACTGACTGCAGTCGTGTGCAAACAGGAGTAGTCCAAACCCGGTGAAGTTAATGAGACGCCTTCAGTGGGCTCTGGCCCGAGCTGCAGCATAGCAGCTGTGCTCTACGTTCAgagtagtctttttttttttccccccctgctaAGAAAAAGACAATCCTGTCATCTAAAAATTAGAATTATTGTTCTGGCTCTTCTTCCTAATTCTCAAAAGATTTAAGTcaatttaaagggaaaatgaatCATATGGTGGCATCTGCATGTTTGTTTACTGATGCCAGCCCCGTGagctccccagccccctccctggGGGAGCTGTGTAGCTGGTGCCAAGTCAGCGTGCTGCGTGGGTCTTTCAGTGCTCCTACAGGTGGGATATGATCAGGGGATGGAGGGAAATGGAGCACAACTGCCTCTTGTACCTACGCCCCCATTTGTATTAAAGCCGTGCAGTGTTACCCTCCATATTCTCCTCCTGCCAGGAAGGGAACAAAAGCTGATGTACTAAAGATGGGATTTGtctggtttgggggttttttgcctcaGCATATGTTGTAACACCAATCCTACATTAGCAAACTCCTGTATTAAGCCATTCCTTACAGGAATGGagcaagggaaaataaaaggttacactttattttaataaaaattagaagCTTTGTTGCTGAATGCTCACCTCTGATGATTCGGGTGCGGGGGGGAGGCGGTGTTTCACCGTGCTGATGTGAAGCCACGTGTGCCGGTGCTCCTGCCAGGGTCCCATGCCACTGGCCCTCTCTGGCCCATAGCAGCCCTGATACTGCTCCTTTGCAGCCATAGCCAGGCCAGACAGCCCCAAGCAGCGCAGGGGGGTCACTGGGCCAGGTTAcacagctcagagcagcaggtgTGTTTTACACACACAGCTCGCTGGTGAGTGCTACAGGAGATGGAGGCAGCAAAACTGACCCCCCTACCCTGCAGGCTGCATCTGGGTCTCCAAACCTCCACCTGTCTTGAACTACAAGCAAACCAAATGCAGCCATCATTCACAGCCCACCACCACTGGGAGTGCATCTGCTCCTCGTGCCAGGCAAGGAGGGCCAAGGGCTGGTGGATGGTGCCTGGGCTGACTCAGACTCCTGGCAAAGCAATACCAGCACTGGGTTGCTGTGACTCAtgagagattttaattttattatttctttaatcgTGATGCTGGCATTTCTTGCATTAAGGCTTATTAAGGTTTGGCATCAGGGATACAGCTTTGCAGACGGCTAAATGTAAACCAGCAAAGTGAGCAGTGTGTGGGAACAGCGTGGCATGGTGCTGAGGGGCAGCAGTACATTTTATGGTGGCATTCAGGTGCTCAGTCTTCAAGTGGGACCTGACAGATTCACCAGGTGAACTCACAAGTTCACCTTTCATGGTACTTTGGTTCATGCACACCAGGTGCTGTTTAGCACTACATCTCTGGTGTGAATGCAGTGATCACAGCTAGTGTGTACAGAGGGTGCAGAATACATCTCCTCAAGGTGGTGAGGCCCACGAATGACCAGCAGCATTAGCTTACTCTTAGAAGAGCCATGTTAGAGTAGACATCCTTGCAGATGAAGCTTCATGCTTGCAGTGCTAGCAACCAACCGTGAACGAATGCCGCTTTTGGCCCCGCAGCGTGAAAAAAACAGCACTGGGACAGCtaactgcagctcagcagctgtgTAGAAAACCAGACTGATGACACACACCGTATTATTGCTGTGCTCCATCAAGTTGCTATTGTCCTACAATAGCGagttctttatatttttcaaaaggcaCATAATTAATTCCAGCACGCACAGAGTTTTAATAAAGTGACAAACCCCACTCATTATGTCTGCTAGTCAAGGCCTGGCTTTTAATAGAGTTTCATTTTATCTATTGAGATGACAGATGAGGAAACAAATATAAACCAGGAaccttttaaacaaattatttttggaagCTGTATAAAGAAGTTGTGATGCACACATTGCCAGACATAAAAGATACCCAGAGGAGAGCGAGTTTCACCCAGCGTAGCTGTTTTTATGGGTGATGCTTACTACTTTTGATTAGCCACTGGAGaagtgttggttttgttgtgtatggtggtggttgtttttttctttgacacaGCACACACGTGATTTAAGGCCATTTATCTCTAACTATAATAAATGCTACACTGCTGTCTGCATGCATTCCGGTGCCAGTGGGTAGTTATACCTGTTTCTTTGAAACACAACCTAATCTAGTGCTTCATGATTGTAGCACATTGGGTTTgccccaaggaaaaaaaattcctctctcCTATGGGACAGAGACTCACAACACGTGAGCAAAGCTGCCTCTTCTACACGGCCGTCTCAGTGGCAGCACGCGTGGGCCTGGACATACAAATTCTGGCAGTTGGCAACAATAATAATCTGAAAACCGTAACTATGTTTGAGAGCTAAGGATGTGGTAACTAACTGGTAAAGGGACAGAGTTAGAGGGAATGGCACAAAGTCAAACACAACTCCTTCAGCTCATACAGCACATATGCACAGCCATCTCCTAC
Coding sequences:
- the KCNG2 gene encoding potassium voltage-gated channel subfamily G member 2 codes for the protein MYPEMALLTGNADPEFSSYSFNNLETLCEVQTKKGLFYKKAKLLHPGEDLCCLARLDDRTRFVIINVGGIKYKVPWTTLENCPLTRLGKLKSCNNYDEIMNICDDYDVSCNEYFFDRNPSAFRTIMTFLTAGKLRLLREMCALSFQEELVYWGIEEDHLEWCCKKRLRQKEEEAAEAGLYEGEMVFSETTQCAFQDNSRLSLCMRKLRDMVENPHSGIPGKIFACISISFVAITAVSLCISTMPDVREEEDRGECSRKCYDIFVLETVCVAWFSFEFLLRSIQAENKCAFLKTPLNIIDILAILPFYISLIVDTVSTKNSSKPSGGAGNKYLERVGLVLRFLRALRILYVMRLARHSLGLQTLGLTVRRCTREFGLLLLFLCVAMALFSPLVYLAESELGAKQEFTSVPTSYWWAVISMTTVGYGDMVPRSIPGQVVALSSILSGILLMAFPVTSIFHTFSRSYSELKEQQQRAASRQMRQLEESTKLLDGDSTRGLSVTFPPGAAGQEGQPAVDQEAKSC